Proteins from one Nerophis lumbriciformis linkage group LG16, RoL_Nlum_v2.1, whole genome shotgun sequence genomic window:
- the scoca gene encoding short coiled-coil protein A isoform X2, whose product MNCDIDGDMENQVEMEEKTRLINQVLELQHTLEDLSARVDAVKEENLKLKSENQVLGQYIENLMSASSVFQTTDTKSKRK is encoded by the exons ATGAACTGTGATATAGATG GGGACATGGAAAACCAGGTGGAGATGGAGGAGAAGACGAGGCTTATAAATCAGGTGTTAGAGCTTCAGCATACACTTGAAG ATCTTTCTGCGCGCGTGGATGCAGTGAAAGAGGAGAACTTGAAGTTGAAGTCGGAGAACCAGGTCCTCGGGCAGTACATTGAGAACCTCATGTCTGCGTCCAGCGTCTTTCAGACCACCGACACCAAGAGCAAACGGAAATGA